One Archangium violaceum genomic window, TGCCCGCGTTGAACAGCGTCAGGTTCTCGTTGAAGCCGTTGCTGCTGGGCCCCGGCGGGCCGAACGTGGAGAGCAGATCCACGTAGAAGTTCACCGCCTGGTGCCACTCGGGGGTGTCCAGCTGCGGCTCCCACTTCTCGTCGAACCAGCGGCCACCGAAGGCGTTCACGAGGGTGGTGATGATGGCCATGTTCTCGCCCCAACCCGCCTTGCCGCGCAGGCAGATGCCATACACACCACGAGCGGGGTCGTGCAGCTTCTCGGCGAAGCCGCGGATCTCCGTCCACGTGGGCTCCGCGGGCATGCTCAGCCCCTTCGCGGCGAACAGGTCCGTGCGGTAGTAGGTGATGGAGCCCTCGGAATAGAAGGGCAGCGCATACAGACGGCCCTCGACGCTCAACTGCTTGCGCACGTTGGGCATGAGATCGTCCACGTCATACCGGGGCGAGAAGCCCTCCAATGGCATCAGCCAGTTCTGGCGGCCCCACATGGGGGCCTCGTAGGCGCCAATGGTGATGATGTCGAACTGGCCGCCCCCGGTGGTGATGTCGGTGGTGAGCCGCTGGCGCAGCGTGTTCTCGTCCAGCACCAGCCAGTGGAGCCTCACGTCGGGGTGTTGCTCCTCGTAGGCCTTCGCCAGCGACTGCATGCGGACCATGTCACCATTGTTGACGGTGCCAATGGTCAGCGTGGCCGCCCCCGCGGCGTCCGCCCCGAGCAGCAGGCCGAGCCCCATGAGGGCGGTGTGAATGGGGTTCATCCTCTTCATTCGGCGACTCCGGCGGTTGCGCCCGCATGGCAGGCATTCGCGCCAATCTGGATGGCGCCAATGCGGACCATGCAACAAAACGGCGCGGGCGGGGAATGGCGCGATGGCGTTTGCAACTGTGTGGCTGCATGGAAATTTTCCTGAAGTGGTGACGTGCCCATGGCAGCCAAGGGTTCGGATGCGCTTTCGCGCTTCAGGATCTGGGAATGTCGGAGTCATCTGTTAAGAAGGTGATTGCAGTACTTCCAGCTTCTTGGATGATGAAAGATTGAGGTCTTGATGAAGAACATCCGATTGGCATGTCTCGCCGTGAGCCTCGCGCTCGGCGCCACCGCGCAAGCCGCGGCGCCGGAGAGTGAAGCGGTGTGCAAGGCGTCACCCGCATCGCAGAGCATCAGGAAGGTGGGCGAGGAGGTGGTGTACCGCCTCGAGTCACCGCACCCGTACGCCGCGGCGGTGGATCAGCGCGCCAGGGGGGTGCTCCTCAGCGAGAAGCTCACCCACCCCGGGGCCTCGTACATCGCCCCGCACTTCGCCACGCTCGAGCTCGAGGAGGGGGACTACCTCGTCGTCCGTTCACCGGACGGCTCGCGCTCCTGGCGCTATGACAACGCGCACCCGGGCGCGCGCGATGGCTTCTGGGCCATCCACATCCCCGGAGACACCGCCATCATCGAGCTGCACAGCAAGGCGGTGGACCGCCGCGGCGTGCTCAACAAGTACGGCTACCGCATCGACAAGTACGCGCGCGGCTACACCGCGCAGGAGCTGGACAGCTCCGACTTCAGCACCAAGGCCCTGTGTGGCGCGGACGACTCCGGTTGGGCCCGGTGCTACGAGAGCAGCGAGGCTCAAATCTACAACCACTCCCGGGCCGTGGTGCGCCTGCTCATCAACGGCTCCAGCGCGTGCACCGGCTGGCTCGTGGGCAACGAGGGCCACCTGCTGACGAACAACCACTGCATCAGCACGGCCACGGCAGCGCAGAACACCGATTACGAGTTCATGGCGGAGGGGAGCACCTGCTCCACCAGCTGCGCCTCGTGGGGCGCGTGCCCTGGCACGGTGGTGGCCACCAGCGCCACGCTCATCAAGACGGATGCCCCTCGGGACTACACGCTGCTGAAGCTGCCCAGCAACCCCTCCGGCACCTATGGCTTCCTCCAGCTGCGCCCCACCGGGGCGGTGGTGGACGAGCGCATCTACGTCCCCCAGCACCCGGCGGCGCACGGCAAGAAGATCGCCGTCACCTCCAGCGCCACGGCCGACGCCTCCGGCTACGCCGAGGTGTACAACCTCAACGCGGCGGCCTGCCAGAGCGGCGGCCCCAATGACGTGGGCTACTACGCGGATACCCAGGGTGGCTCCTCGGGCTCGCCGGTGATTGGCTACGCCGACCACCAGGTGGTGGCGCTGCACCACTGCGCCAACTGCCCCAACCGTGGCGTGCCCATCCAGGAGGTCATCAGCCACCTGGGCAACAGCCTCCCGCAGTGCGCCCTCCGCAGCGAGGAGTGCCCGGACCCGTGGGGTGCCGACGGCGAGCCGCCGCCCCCGCCTCCTCCTCCGCCCCCGCCGCCTCCTGAGTCCTTCACCTATACCGCCACCAACACCAACAACGCCCAGCAGAACACGACGGACAAGAGCCTGACTCTCGACGAGGGGGACGTGGTGGAGGTGGGCACCTGCAACCTCACCGGCGCCACCTCCTCCGGTGACACCTACCTGCGCCTGCTCGACACCTCGGGCGTTCAGGCCGCTTCCAACGACGACGCCTCCGGCTGCAGTGGCAACGCATCCTACTTCAAGTACACCGTGCCCACGGGCAAGGGGGGCACCTACACGATTCGCGCTGGCTGCTACTCCAGCGGCTCCTGCGGCGGCACCGTGGTCTGGAAGATCACCGCCGGTACCCCGCTGCCTCCCGCTCCCACTACCGGCTCGTTCACCTACAGCGCCAGCAGCACCCAGAGCGCCTCTCGCAACACCACCAACCACGATGTGACGGTGGCCGCGGGACAGACGATCCAACTCGGCACCTGCACCGTGGCGGGCTCCTCCGGCAGCGGCGACACGTACCTGCGGCTCTACACCTCCGCCGGCACCCAGGTTGGCTCCAACGACGACTCGTGCAGCAGGCTCTCGTACCTGAGCTACACCGTTCCGGCGGGCGCGGGCGGCACGTACCAGATTCGCGCCGGCTGCTACTCCGACGGCAGCTGCAGCGGCACGGTGGCCTACACCATCCAGTAGGCCCTCCGCGCTTCATGGTTCAATGACGGCGGCCCCGTTTTCGAGGTCGCCGTCTTCTTTCCGGGTCATCCCTTTTTCAATTCCTCGAGAGAACACATTCATGAAGAGCGGATGGAAGCTGTCGATGATCGCGTTGTCCGCGCTCCTGCAGAGCGCGTGTGGGACCACCACGCTGTCGGAGGACGCTCCGGACGACGGAGCCGTGCCTCTCGCGGCCGCGGACTGCGCCGCCGGAAACACCGCGGCGCTCCAGGACCTCGGGGATGACGTACCGGACGGAACGGGCACGCCGGTGACGGCGATGACCATCAAGAACGTGGGCGGCACGGGCTCGTACGAGCGCGTGACGCACATGGTTCCCGGAGTCTGGGGACAGGCTTGCCCCTCCAATGCGTGCCAGAAGGCAACCACGCCCGTGAGTGGCGCGCTCGCGCCTTTCAACGAGGAGCTGACGGTCAACTTCCGCGGACCGATGGAGCTGTATGACATCGCCGTCTACCGGCCGGACGCGAGCTCCTGGAAGCGGGTGTCCTCGTGGAACCGCTGCGGCTCCACGAACCTCACCTTCTTCAACAACCTGGGCGGCACGGGAAGCGGCGAGTGGACGCTGTGCGGTGGGAACAGTCAGAGCTATGCCTCCGCCGATGCGAAGACGGCCGTCGCGGCACCCACCCGCTTCAACGGCACGCTCGAGAACCGGGTCGAGATGAACATCCTGTCGGACGAGCCCTGCAACGGTACGGGGGATGCGAGCGAGTGCGGCTTCTACCGGGGCGTGACGCGTCACGGCTGGGCGGGTGCGAAGATCTTCGCCATCCGCGTCCGCATGCCGCGCTACACGGGGCCCATCACCGAATACTACGACGACGTGCCGGCCATCTGGATGCTCAACGCCCGCGTGGTACGCACCGCGCAGTATGGCTGCAACTGCCGGGGCATGGGTTCGCCCGGCGGCTGCGGGGAGCTCGACGTCGCCGAGGTCATCCACGGCGAACATCCGATGCATGCGACGAGCACCCTCTACTCGTTCGAAGGAGCGACCGGCAGCGGCCCCAACTACTTCATGCGCCCGGTGAAGGAGAGCGCGACCTTCATCGTCATCTTCGACGCGAGCGGGAAGGTGCAGATGCTGCGGCTGAGGCCCGACGCCTTCGACTTCGGTGACAGCGTGTCCAATGCGACCGTCTCCACCTGGTTGGCGATGACGGGCCACACCATGTCGATGCCCTGAGTCTCATGGGCGTCGTGTAGGAGGGGGGCGCAGCGGCAGTCCTTCCCATCTCAGAATCTGTAGATGGCCGCGAGCCGGACGAGGGGCCGCACCGCCTCCCGCTTCTCGACGCGCGTCTCGCCCTGGGTCAGCAGACACGGTGTGAAGAGAATGCACCCCGGGGTGGGCGGCTCCACGGTCTCGCTCCGTGTCTGGCTGACGTCGGCGCCCGCGCCGAGCGATACGCGCCATTTCTCTCCGAGTGACTGGGAGTAGCCCAGGAGTCCACCGACGGACGTCCGGCTCCCGCTCGTCCGTTCGTCGCGCTTGAAGAACGTGCCTTCCGCCTGCAGGCCCAGGAAGAGGCCCTGGAACGGCTGGTTGCCGATATAGAGACGGCTTCCGGCCTGAAGGCCCGCGGCATTCATGCCCATGCCGAGGTGAAAGCCCCCGAACACCGTGAGGTGCGGCATCAAGGGGTGCTCCAGGTCCACGACAACGGCCGGCGCTTCGGGCGTGGTTGCCTCCACCGAGAGCGAATGGCTGCGCAGTCCGACGGCGAGCGCGCTGTGCGAGCGACTCGGGGGCGGAGCGGACTCCTCGGAAGTGGTCTCGCTCGGGGCGTCATCCTGGGCGAGCGCCAGGGCAGGGGCCGTGAGGAGGCTGGCGAAGGCGAGGAAACGAGAGGTGTACGGATTCATATACCCGCGGCTCAATCAAGAAGCGTGCCCTGCGCAACCCCTTGGAAGAACGGAGTCCCGTCATATCGGGTGTGAACCAGGCCGCACACGTGTGTACCCTTCGACAGCAGGTGGGACCCGGCCTCGGTTCAACGTGCGGACTTCTCGGACAGCAACCGCACGTTGAGCGCGGCATTGCCGTAGAACTGGGTGTTGTTCCCGACGGAGTGTTTCTCGAGCCGGCGCTGGAGGTGGGGGTCGTAGCGGCCGAGCTTCATGAAGCCGTCGTTGAACCAGCCATCTCCACGTCCCGAGCCGTCGACGTATTGGGCGTACCGCTCGTCCGAGGGCCAGATGACGGAGTCGAGCGTCACGAGGAGGGCGCGGACATCGTCGTCCGTCCATTCCACTCCCGCCTCATGCGCCTCGATGATGAACGCCACCACGGCGTTGCCGTGTGACACGTCCTGGCCGGGGCGGGAGTGGGAGCCCCATGCGTCGTTCCAGAAGGAGGCCGCTTCGTTGATGGGGCTGGAGACCAGTTGCTCACGCAGGGACGATGAGTGGTTCGGCAGACTCCGGTTGATGTTGTTGAGCACCTCCAGGTACCGGGCCTTGCGTGCCGCGTCGGTCGTCATGAGCGACAGGTTCATCGCGATGGCGGCCCAGTGCGAGGCCATGTGCGTGTTCTCCCGGTAGATGTGGATGTTCGCCCCTCGTTGAAGCCATTTCTCGAAAATGTCCATCTCCGAGAACTCCAGCAACCGATGGTACTGCGCGCGATACTTGTCATTGTTGTAGAGCGCGGGCGTCTCACGGATGACGCGCAGCAGGCGGGTCACGTAGCGCCAGCAGTAGCTCTCGTACAGCGGCACCTCCTGCCCCAGTGTATCCGGATGCCGGGAGGCCCAGCCTCTGTACACGTCCTGGAATTGGCCTCCCTCGAGCGACCAGGAGTCCCTGGCCGTGCTGACGACATTGTTGACGTAGAGCAGGGCCCGGTCGAGGTATTGAACCTTTCCCGTGGCCCGGTACATGGCGGTGTTGCCATCAATGCCATAGGCGAGCTCGTAGAGCCGCCAGCTGTCGCGCGAAGTGCTCCCGGGCAGGAAGGTCATCGTATGCTCGAGGTCCCAATGGGCGAGGAACAGCCGCTCCCATTCGTCCACGGATTGGAGCCCGGGAGGCGCTGGCAGGTAGACGAAGCCCTGCTCGGCCCAGGTCCGAGGGGCACACGCCACTGAGACCAGGAGGGAGAGGAACACGATCCGGTGACGGGAGTCCAACATGAAAGGTGTCCTGGATTGAGAAGCCGGCCACATGGTTGGGCGGATGATTCAACAACGCATCGCGTGCGCTCACGAAATGCCGTGACATGTGTGCAGAAGTTCAAGCATGTCCTTTCTCCACTCCACGGATTGTCGCACGGCGTGCGGCGACCTTGTCCCCGGAGGCAATCAAAGCCATCCCGCGGATGGCGTCTGGGCGTTCGGAGCGAGCGCCCGGAGGGGCGTATCCCGGCCCAGCGCGATGAAGGGAGCCCAGTAATAGGGGTGGGGTTGGATCCTTCGCAGGGCGCGCATGGCCTCGCGCAGGGCCGCGGCCCGGCCCTTGCCGGCCAGCAGGTGGCGGTAGTAGTCCTCCATGAGTATCTGGGTGGTGGCGTC contains:
- a CDS encoding ABC transporter substrate-binding protein, with the protein product MKRMNPIHTALMGLGLLLGADAAGAATLTIGTVNNGDMVRMQSLAKAYEEQHPDVRLHWLVLDENTLRQRLTTDITTGGGQFDIITIGAYEAPMWGRQNWLMPLEGFSPRYDVDDLMPNVRKQLSVEGRLYALPFYSEGSITYYRTDLFAAKGLSMPAEPTWTEIRGFAEKLHDPARGVYGICLRGKAGWGENMAIITTLVNAFGGRWFDEKWEPQLDTPEWHQAVNFYVDLLSTFGPPGPSSNGFNENLTLFNAGKCAMWVDASVAGSFVTDKAQSLVPDKVGFAKAPRAVTDKGSSWLWTWALAVPSSSRQKEAAFEFIQWATSKEYGQLVAQHHGISAMPPGTRLSTYTNGEYLQKTPFALVTREAIQTANPDSPTLEPVPYTGVQFATIPEFQAIGSMVGRQLSGALAGFSRVDKVLHTSQGAVRRTMKRAGYYDQNGVPGAQR
- a CDS encoding serine protease, with the protein product MKNIRLACLAVSLALGATAQAAAPESEAVCKASPASQSIRKVGEEVVYRLESPHPYAAAVDQRARGVLLSEKLTHPGASYIAPHFATLELEEGDYLVVRSPDGSRSWRYDNAHPGARDGFWAIHIPGDTAIIELHSKAVDRRGVLNKYGYRIDKYARGYTAQELDSSDFSTKALCGADDSGWARCYESSEAQIYNHSRAVVRLLINGSSACTGWLVGNEGHLLTNNHCISTATAAQNTDYEFMAEGSTCSTSCASWGACPGTVVATSATLIKTDAPRDYTLLKLPSNPSGTYGFLQLRPTGAVVDERIYVPQHPAAHGKKIAVTSSATADASGYAEVYNLNAAACQSGGPNDVGYYADTQGGSSGSPVIGYADHQVVALHHCANCPNRGVPIQEVISHLGNSLPQCALRSEECPDPWGADGEPPPPPPPPPPPPPESFTYTATNTNNAQQNTTDKSLTLDEGDVVEVGTCNLTGATSSGDTYLRLLDTSGVQAASNDDASGCSGNASYFKYTVPTGKGGTYTIRAGCYSSGSCGGTVVWKITAGTPLPPAPTTGSFTYSASSTQSASRNTTNHDVTVAAGQTIQLGTCTVAGSSGSGDTYLRLYTSAGTQVGSNDDSCSRLSYLSYTVPAGAGGTYQIRAGCYSDGSCSGTVAYTIQ
- a CDS encoding DUF2403 domain-containing lipoprotein → MKSGWKLSMIALSALLQSACGTTTLSEDAPDDGAVPLAAADCAAGNTAALQDLGDDVPDGTGTPVTAMTIKNVGGTGSYERVTHMVPGVWGQACPSNACQKATTPVSGALAPFNEELTVNFRGPMELYDIAVYRPDASSWKRVSSWNRCGSTNLTFFNNLGGTGSGEWTLCGGNSQSYASADAKTAVAAPTRFNGTLENRVEMNILSDEPCNGTGDASECGFYRGVTRHGWAGAKIFAIRVRMPRYTGPITEYYDDVPAIWMLNARVVRTAQYGCNCRGMGSPGGCGELDVAEVIHGEHPMHATSTLYSFEGATGSGPNYFMRPVKESATFIVIFDASGKVQMLRLRPDAFDFGDSVSNATVSTWLAMTGHTMSMP
- a CDS encoding DUF3575 domain-containing protein, coding for MNPYTSRFLAFASLLTAPALALAQDDAPSETTSEESAPPPSRSHSALAVGLRSHSLSVEATTPEAPAVVVDLEHPLMPHLTVFGGFHLGMGMNAAGLQAGSRLYIGNQPFQGLFLGLQAEGTFFKRDERTSGSRTSVGGLLGYSQSLGEKWRVSLGAGADVSQTRSETVEPPTPGCILFTPCLLTQGETRVEKREAVRPLVRLAAIYRF